One region of Rhizobium sp. WYJ-E13 genomic DNA includes:
- the ribB gene encoding 3,4-dihydroxy-2-butanone-4-phosphate synthase: MAISKIEDAIAAIARGEIVVVVDDRDRENEGDLVIASEAITPQAIAFMMNYARGLICVAMEGERLDELQIPQMVPNNTELLKTAFTVSVDYIPETTTGISAADRAATVRALIGENSRPEDFARPGHIFPLRAHPNGVLSRPGHTEAAVDLARLAGLSPSGVICEVANDDGTMARLPELEQFAERHGLHLITIEDLIAYRGVSAPGKAA, encoded by the coding sequence ATGGCAATTTCCAAAATCGAAGATGCGATCGCCGCGATTGCGCGGGGCGAGATTGTGGTTGTCGTCGACGATCGCGATCGGGAAAACGAGGGTGATCTCGTCATTGCATCCGAAGCGATCACTCCGCAGGCGATCGCCTTCATGATGAATTATGCCCGCGGCCTCATCTGTGTGGCCATGGAAGGCGAGCGGCTGGACGAACTGCAGATCCCGCAGATGGTCCCCAACAATACCGAACTCCTGAAGACGGCGTTCACCGTCTCGGTTGACTATATCCCTGAAACGACGACCGGAATTTCGGCGGCTGACCGCGCCGCGACGGTTCGCGCGCTCATCGGGGAGAATTCCCGCCCCGAGGATTTTGCGCGGCCCGGCCATATCTTCCCGTTGCGTGCGCATCCGAATGGCGTGCTTTCTCGCCCCGGCCACACCGAGGCTGCTGTCGATCTCGCAAGGCTTGCCGGCCTGTCGCCATCGGGCGTCATCTGCGAAGTGGCCAATGATGATGGTACGATGGCGCGCCTGCCCGAGCTTGAGCAATTTGCCGAACGACACGGCCTCCATCTGATCACCATCGAGGATCTCATCGCCTATCGGGGCGTCAGTGCGC
- a CDS encoding glucose 1-dehydrogenase codes for MQRFENKTVVITGASRGIGAAIAKRFAREGANLVVSANEESVHAVAEQIKADGGKAISFVGDVTDKASVKALYDAAEEAFGAVDVSIQNAGVITIARIEDMTENEWDKVMAVNTKGVFLCAQEAIARMRKHGRGGRIINTASGQARDGFIYTPHYAASKMGVVGITQSLAKEVATDGITVNAFCPGIIETEMWAYNDQAWGRLLGNYGPGELMKEWVEGIPMKRAGSGEDVAGLVTFLASDDAAYITGQTINVDGGLIMS; via the coding sequence ATGCAACGCTTCGAAAACAAGACGGTGGTCATTACTGGAGCAAGCCGCGGCATCGGCGCGGCGATTGCCAAGCGCTTTGCACGCGAGGGCGCTAATCTCGTGGTCTCCGCCAATGAGGAAAGCGTGCATGCTGTTGCCGAGCAGATCAAGGCCGATGGCGGAAAGGCGATCTCCTTTGTTGGCGACGTCACTGACAAGGCAAGCGTCAAGGCGCTCTATGACGCAGCCGAAGAGGCCTTCGGCGCAGTCGATGTTTCCATCCAGAATGCCGGCGTCATCACCATCGCTCGCATCGAGGACATGACCGAAAACGAGTGGGACAAGGTCATGGCGGTCAACACCAAGGGCGTGTTCCTCTGCGCCCAGGAAGCGATCGCCCGTATGCGCAAGCATGGCCGCGGCGGACGCATCATCAACACGGCGTCCGGACAGGCACGCGACGGCTTCATCTATACGCCGCATTATGCCGCCTCGAAGATGGGCGTCGTCGGCATCACCCAGAGCCTTGCCAAGGAAGTCGCAACTGACGGCATCACCGTCAACGCTTTCTGCCCGGGAATCATCGAAACCGAAATGTGGGCCTATAACGACCAGGCATGGGGCAGGCTGCTCGGCAACTACGGTCCTGGCGAACTGATGAAAGAATGGGTGGAGGGCATCCCGATGAAGCGCGCCGGATCGGGCGAAGACGTCGCTGGTCTTGTCACCTTTCTTGCAAGTGACGACGCGGCCTATATCACCGGCCAGACCATCAACGTCGATGGCGGCCTGATCATGTCGTAG
- the tpiA gene encoding triose-phosphate isomerase gives MRKLIAGNWKMNGLISSQAEIEALKGLTGSATCDIVVCPPFTLIDRAVERVKASNLVIGAQDCHAQQSGAHTGEVSAEMLADIGARYVILGHSERRVSHGEDDEIVLAKAVAAHRAGLIAIVCVGETRHERDEGRAIEVVGGQLRESVPEGATSANLVIAYEPVWAIGTGLVPTNEQIEEVHAAIRQMLEGRLGRDGSSVRILYGGSVKASNAAAIFGLRNVDGALVGGASLKASEFAGIISAAV, from the coding sequence ATGCGCAAGCTGATCGCAGGCAATTGGAAAATGAACGGTCTCATCTCCTCCCAAGCTGAGATCGAGGCGCTGAAGGGACTAACAGGCAGTGCGACGTGCGATATCGTCGTCTGCCCGCCCTTCACGCTGATTGATCGCGCCGTGGAGCGGGTCAAGGCTTCGAACCTGGTCATCGGCGCGCAGGATTGTCATGCGCAGCAGTCAGGCGCCCATACCGGCGAGGTCTCTGCCGAAATGCTTGCCGATATAGGCGCGCGTTATGTGATCCTCGGACATTCCGAGCGCCGCGTGTCTCATGGCGAAGATGATGAAATCGTCCTCGCAAAGGCGGTTGCTGCTCATCGGGCGGGCTTGATCGCGATCGTCTGTGTCGGCGAAACGCGACATGAGCGCGACGAAGGACGGGCGATCGAAGTGGTTGGCGGGCAGCTGAGAGAATCCGTTCCCGAGGGAGCGACGAGTGCAAATCTGGTCATCGCCTATGAGCCGGTATGGGCGATAGGAACCGGTCTGGTGCCGACCAATGAACAGATTGAGGAGGTCCATGCTGCGATCCGCCAGATGCTCGAAGGGCGCCTTGGGAGAGACGGTAGCTCGGTCAGGATCCTCTATGGCGGCTCGGTCAAGGCATCCAATGCTGCGGCTATATTCGGGCTTCGCAACGTGGACGGAGCGCTGGTCGGCGGCGCTTCGCTGAAGGCCTCGGAATTTGCCGGGATTATTTCCGCAGCCGTTTGA
- a CDS encoding SDR family oxidoreductase — protein sequence MSDISLNAPKLFDLSGQVALVTGAGSGIGQRIAIGLAQCGADVALLDRRSDDGLATTASHIRAAGRRSIEIAADVTSKTSLADAVARTEADLGALSLAVNAAGIANANPAEEMEEDQYQTLMDINLKGVFLSCQAEARAMLKNGRGSIVNIASMSGVIVNRGLSQAHYNASKAGVIHMSKSFAMEWVGRGIRVNTISPGYTATPMNTRPEMVHQTKLFEEQTPMQRMAGVDEMVGPAVFLLSNAASFVTGVDLLVDGGFCCW from the coding sequence GTGTCCGACATCTCTCTCAACGCACCGAAACTATTTGATCTCAGCGGCCAGGTTGCCCTCGTGACGGGCGCCGGCAGCGGCATCGGGCAGAGGATCGCGATCGGTCTTGCCCAGTGCGGCGCCGACGTGGCGCTTCTGGATCGCCGCAGCGATGACGGTCTTGCCACAACTGCCAGCCATATCCGGGCTGCCGGCCGCCGTTCGATCGAAATCGCTGCCGACGTCACCAGCAAGACGTCTTTGGCCGACGCCGTCGCCCGCACTGAAGCCGATCTCGGGGCTCTCTCGCTTGCCGTCAATGCCGCAGGCATTGCCAATGCCAATCCCGCCGAGGAGATGGAAGAGGATCAGTACCAGACGCTGATGGACATCAACCTGAAGGGCGTCTTCCTGTCCTGCCAGGCCGAAGCGCGCGCCATGCTGAAGAACGGCCGCGGCTCCATCGTCAATATCGCCTCCATGTCGGGCGTCATCGTCAACCGCGGTCTCAGCCAGGCGCATTACAATGCCTCCAAGGCTGGCGTGATCCATATGTCAAAGTCGTTTGCCATGGAGTGGGTTGGGCGCGGCATCCGCGTCAACACGATTTCGCCGGGCTATACCGCAACGCCGATGAACACCCGCCCGGAGATGGTGCATCAGACCAAGCTCTTCGAAGAGCAGACTCCGATGCAGCGCATGGCTGGTGTCGACGAGATGGTCGGTCCGGCCGTCTTCCTGCTGTCGAATGCTGCAAGCTTCGTGACGGGCGTCGATCTGCTCGTCGACGGCGGCTTCTGCTGCTGGTGA
- a CDS encoding sugar ABC transporter ATP-binding protein: MTEPVLSLRGISKRYGPLQVLKNVDLDVYPGEVVALLGENGAGKSTLSGIIAGSRTPSEGTMTWLGQPYAPAAPREAIDKGVVLIHQELQLLPHLSIAENVFIGRWPMKNGVVDRAQMVRRAQEQLARLNLHIPATRKVAGLSTANQQLIEIAKALALNAKLLILDEPTAALGGAETEALFEQVRKLRAEGVGIIYISHRMEEIKKITDRIVVLRDGERVHEFADSSTPVRTIVESMVGRSLDRLFPTLPEPTSRPVLEVSGLTSPDDSFRDVSFDVHAGEILGIAGLVGAGRTELVRAISGADPISAGSVRLESQPLKLRSPADAIAKGIVMVPEDRKDQGLVVAHRISENIIYANLDKLGGRWITAGMKRVFAEKAVAKFGVKGRAEQFASDLSGGNQQKVVIAKWLMRDPKVVVLDEPTRGIDVGARAGIYDIIVNLAKQGVAVIVVSSDLEEVLGVSNRILVLAQGKQAGILKRDEANDVSVMELATI, encoded by the coding sequence GTGACCGAGCCGGTTTTATCCCTGAGGGGCATATCCAAGCGCTACGGACCGCTCCAGGTTCTGAAGAATGTTGACCTGGACGTCTATCCCGGCGAGGTGGTGGCGCTGCTCGGTGAAAACGGCGCAGGCAAGTCGACGCTGTCGGGCATTATTGCCGGATCGCGCACACCATCCGAGGGCACGATGACATGGCTGGGGCAGCCTTATGCCCCGGCCGCTCCACGCGAGGCGATCGACAAGGGCGTGGTGCTGATCCATCAGGAACTGCAGCTTTTGCCGCATCTTTCCATCGCTGAAAATGTCTTCATCGGTCGGTGGCCGATGAAGAATGGCGTGGTCGATCGCGCCCAGATGGTTCGCCGCGCCCAGGAACAACTCGCACGGCTGAATCTCCACATTCCCGCGACCCGAAAGGTCGCCGGCCTCTCGACTGCCAACCAGCAGCTCATCGAAATCGCCAAGGCGCTGGCATTGAACGCAAAACTCCTGATCCTCGACGAGCCGACCGCAGCCCTTGGCGGGGCGGAGACGGAAGCCCTGTTTGAGCAGGTGCGCAAGCTCCGCGCCGAGGGCGTCGGCATCATCTACATCTCCCACCGCATGGAGGAGATCAAGAAGATCACCGACCGGATCGTCGTGCTTCGCGATGGAGAGCGCGTCCATGAATTTGCCGACAGCTCGACGCCGGTGCGCACGATCGTCGAAAGCATGGTCGGCCGCTCGCTCGATCGCCTGTTTCCGACCCTTCCCGAGCCGACCAGCCGACCCGTACTTGAAGTGTCCGGCCTGACGTCGCCGGACGATTCCTTCCGCGATGTGAGCTTCGATGTTCATGCCGGCGAGATCCTCGGCATTGCCGGCCTCGTCGGCGCCGGCCGCACTGAACTCGTGCGGGCGATCTCTGGCGCCGATCCGATCAGCGCCGGCTCGGTCAGGCTGGAAAGCCAGCCGCTGAAGCTGCGCAGTCCCGCGGATGCGATTGCCAAAGGCATCGTGATGGTTCCGGAAGACCGCAAGGACCAGGGCCTCGTCGTTGCACACAGGATCAGCGAGAACATCATCTACGCCAATCTCGACAAGCTCGGCGGGCGCTGGATCACTGCCGGCATGAAGCGCGTCTTCGCCGAAAAGGCAGTGGCGAAATTCGGCGTCAAGGGGCGTGCGGAGCAATTCGCCTCCGATCTCTCAGGCGGCAACCAGCAGAAGGTCGTCATCGCCAAATGGCTGATGCGCGATCCCAAGGTCGTCGTGCTGGACGAGCCGACGCGGGGCATCGATGTCGGCGCCCGCGCCGGCATCTACGATATCATCGTCAACCTGGCCAAGCAGGGTGTCGCGGTGATCGTCGTGAGCTCCGATCTCGAGGAGGTTCTCGGCGTGTCGAACCGCATTCTGGTTCTGGCGCAGGGCAAGCAGGCAGGCATTCTGAAGCGTGACGAGGCGAACGACGTCTCGGTCATGGAACTGGCGACAATATAG
- a CDS encoding sugar ABC transporter substrate-binding protein — protein MKFARTLLASAALLGLSLGSVQAAEVKKLGLAVANLQANFFNQIKQSVEAEAKKRGIEVVTVDAKGDGPTQVNQIQDLLTQDIDALIYIPAGAAAASVPVKLAKQAGIPVVNVDRNAEGAPGDTFLATDSVASAKAVCDYILKEAGGKGKMVIIHGQKGTTPELDRTKGCQESLKAYPDVSVVAEQYSNMWSQDEGFQIMQNMLQSNSDVSIVFAQADGLALGAAQAIKVANPSQKIVVGGFDGDTAALEALSKGVFDVTATQQTQKMGRDAVENAVKLAAKEKVPPVQLMDATLTTKENVAGFIANHP, from the coding sequence ATGAAATTTGCGCGCACTCTGCTCGCGTCTGCCGCCCTGCTTGGCCTCAGCCTCGGATCCGTCCAGGCGGCCGAAGTCAAGAAGCTCGGCCTTGCCGTCGCCAATCTGCAGGCAAACTTCTTCAACCAGATCAAGCAGTCCGTCGAAGCTGAAGCCAAGAAACGTGGCATCGAGGTCGTCACCGTCGACGCCAAGGGCGATGGCCCGACCCAGGTCAACCAGATCCAGGACCTGCTGACCCAGGATATCGACGCGCTGATCTACATCCCGGCAGGCGCTGCTGCAGCCAGTGTGCCGGTCAAGCTCGCAAAACAGGCCGGCATTCCGGTCGTCAACGTCGACCGCAATGCTGAAGGCGCTCCGGGCGATACCTTCCTGGCGACGGATTCCGTCGCCTCCGCCAAGGCGGTTTGCGACTACATCCTCAAGGAAGCCGGCGGCAAGGGCAAGATGGTCATCATCCATGGCCAGAAGGGCACCACGCCTGAACTGGACCGCACCAAGGGGTGCCAGGAATCCCTGAAAGCCTATCCGGACGTGAGCGTCGTCGCCGAGCAATATTCCAACATGTGGAGCCAGGACGAGGGCTTCCAGATCATGCAGAACATGCTCCAGTCGAATTCGGATGTCTCGATCGTCTTTGCCCAGGCAGACGGACTGGCGCTCGGCGCGGCCCAGGCGATCAAGGTCGCCAATCCATCGCAAAAGATCGTGGTCGGTGGTTTTGATGGCGACACCGCCGCACTCGAGGCCCTCAGCAAGGGTGTGTTCGATGTGACCGCGACACAACAGACGCAGAAGATGGGCCGCGATGCGGTGGAGAACGCGGTCAAGCTCGCTGCCAAGGAAAAGGTGCCGCCGGTCCAGCTGATGGATGCCACGCTGACGACCAAGGAAAACGTGGCAGGCTTCATCGCCAACCATCCCTAA
- a CDS encoding ABC transporter permease, which produces MVAIDVNEQSRPSGTFVSKLTGATGPLIGLLLLCLFLSFSTDAFLSVRNGLNILDQITVLGIMAVGMTFVILIGGIDLSVGSVLALAMMVMGWTANIAGLPLGVGIVVALIASMISGLIVGIMVTWFRVPAFIATLAMMSAARGVANMITDGQQIVGFPDWFMMLAIDRHFGILTATVFLMLVVVAAAWVFLHFRAEGRMLYAVGGNPEVARLAGINVQLVTILVYVASAALAGLAGIVLAARLDSVQPSSGFGYELDTIAAVVIGGTSLSGGAGGIGGTLIGVLIIGVLRNGLNLLNVSPFLQQVIIGVVIVLAVGAETIRKRRAA; this is translated from the coding sequence ATGGTGGCGATCGACGTGAATGAGCAGAGCCGTCCGTCCGGCACGTTCGTCAGCAAGCTCACGGGAGCAACAGGCCCGCTGATCGGACTGCTTCTGCTCTGCCTTTTCCTGAGCTTCAGCACTGACGCCTTTCTTTCCGTCCGCAATGGTCTGAACATTCTCGACCAGATCACCGTGCTTGGGATCATGGCGGTGGGCATGACCTTCGTGATCCTGATCGGCGGCATCGACCTTTCGGTCGGTTCGGTTCTCGCTCTCGCGATGATGGTGATGGGCTGGACGGCGAATATCGCCGGCCTGCCACTCGGCGTCGGGATTGTAGTGGCGCTCATTGCCTCGATGATCAGTGGCCTGATCGTCGGTATCATGGTTACCTGGTTCAGGGTGCCTGCCTTCATCGCGACGCTTGCGATGATGTCGGCTGCGCGCGGCGTGGCCAACATGATCACTGATGGCCAACAGATCGTCGGCTTCCCCGACTGGTTCATGATGCTGGCGATCGACCGCCATTTCGGCATCCTGACCGCAACCGTCTTCCTGATGCTGGTTGTCGTCGCCGCGGCCTGGGTTTTCCTGCACTTCCGCGCAGAAGGCCGCATGCTCTATGCAGTCGGCGGCAATCCCGAAGTTGCCCGTCTTGCCGGCATCAACGTCCAGCTTGTGACCATTCTTGTATATGTGGCGAGTGCCGCGCTTGCAGGTCTTGCCGGTATCGTTCTTGCTGCCCGTCTGGACTCGGTTCAGCCGTCCAGCGGTTTTGGCTACGAACTGGACACGATCGCGGCCGTCGTCATCGGCGGAACGTCTCTGTCGGGAGGCGCAGGCGGCATTGGCGGCACACTGATCGGCGTGCTGATCATCGGCGTGCTTCGCAACGGCCTCAATCTGCTCAACGTCTCGCCCTTCCTGCAGCAGGTCATCATCGGCGTCGTCATCGTTCTCGCGGTCGGTGCGGAAACGATCCGCAAGCGGCGGGCTGCCTGA
- a CDS encoding transketolase: protein MQPSELERVARQIRLRDLQAVYEAGAGHIGGEMSVIDLLTALYFRVLRVWPDQPKHPDRDRFVLSKGHTACALYVALAKRGFIPEEEISTFLKPHSRLNGHPNCNKVPGVETNTGPLGHGLPVAVGMAKAAKLSGAKYHTYVITGDGEMQEGSNWEAIMAAYQFRLDNLTLIIDHNRFQQGASLADTNDLAPLRPKLEAFGWEVSEINGNDMRAIVPALEHRSDRPHCIVAHTNKGHGISFMQDRVDWHHKVPSKEQYETALAELSEAL, encoded by the coding sequence ATGCAGCCTTCCGAACTTGAACGTGTTGCTCGCCAGATCCGTCTGCGCGACCTCCAGGCCGTATACGAGGCGGGCGCCGGCCATATCGGTGGCGAGATGTCGGTGATCGATCTCCTCACCGCGCTCTACTTCCGCGTGCTGCGCGTCTGGCCCGACCAGCCAAAGCATCCCGATCGCGACAGGTTCGTGCTTTCGAAGGGCCATACGGCCTGCGCGCTCTATGTTGCACTCGCCAAGCGCGGCTTCATTCCGGAAGAGGAAATCTCGACCTTCCTGAAACCGCATTCCCGCCTGAACGGCCATCCGAACTGCAACAAGGTGCCGGGCGTCGAAACGAATACCGGCCCGCTCGGACACGGGCTGCCGGTCGCTGTCGGCATGGCGAAAGCGGCAAAACTCTCGGGCGCGAAATACCATACCTATGTCATCACCGGCGACGGCGAGATGCAGGAAGGGTCCAACTGGGAGGCCATCATGGCGGCATATCAGTTCCGCCTCGACAATCTGACGCTGATCATCGACCACAACAGATTCCAGCAGGGTGCATCCCTCGCGGACACCAACGATCTCGCCCCGCTTCGCCCGAAGCTCGAGGCCTTCGGCTGGGAGGTCAGCGAAATCAATGGCAATGACATGCGCGCGATCGTGCCCGCTCTCGAGCATCGCAGCGACCGCCCCCATTGCATCGTTGCGCATACGAACAAGGGCCATGGCATTTCGTTCATGCAGGACCGGGTCGACTGGCACCACAAGGTTCCGAGCAAGGAACAGTATGAAACCGCATTGGCAGAACTGTCGGAGGCACTCTAA
- a CDS encoding transketolase family protein yields the protein MNAPVNPTKFYDCRDAFAATLERLAAGNETIVAVCNDSVGSSKLGGFKSKFPDRLVNVGIAEQNMVGVGAGLANGGRLPYVCAASPFLTGRSLEQIKADISYSNANVKLVGISSGMAYGELGPTHHSIEDFAWTRVLPNLPVIAPCDRIETAAAVEWAASYNGPCFLRLSRVGVPDLLAEGHRFELGKANLLREGSDVTLIANGTLTHRMIKAADILAERGISARVLNMATVRPIDETAIIAAASETGAIVTAEEHSIFGGLGSAIAEVVVDNAPVPMKRLGVPGVYAPTGSAEFLLDEFGMAPAAIADAAAALIKRK from the coding sequence ATGAACGCGCCCGTAAACCCAACGAAGTTCTATGACTGCCGCGATGCCTTTGCCGCGACGCTTGAGCGCCTGGCGGCCGGAAACGAAACGATCGTCGCCGTCTGCAACGACTCCGTCGGCTCGTCGAAACTTGGTGGTTTCAAGTCGAAATTTCCTGATCGCCTCGTCAATGTCGGCATTGCCGAGCAGAACATGGTCGGCGTTGGTGCCGGCCTCGCCAATGGCGGACGCCTGCCCTATGTCTGCGCCGCCTCGCCGTTTCTGACCGGCCGGTCGCTCGAGCAGATCAAGGCCGACATTTCCTACTCCAATGCCAACGTCAAGCTCGTCGGCATTTCCTCGGGCATGGCTTACGGCGAACTCGGCCCGACCCATCATTCGATCGAGGATTTCGCCTGGACACGCGTTCTGCCGAACCTGCCCGTCATTGCCCCCTGCGACCGGATCGAGACTGCCGCCGCCGTCGAATGGGCCGCAAGCTACAATGGTCCGTGCTTCCTGCGCCTGTCGCGCGTCGGCGTGCCCGACCTTCTGGCTGAAGGGCATAGGTTCGAGCTCGGCAAGGCGAACCTTCTCCGCGAAGGCTCCGACGTGACGCTGATTGCCAACGGCACGTTGACCCATCGCATGATCAAGGCTGCCGATATTCTGGCCGAGCGGGGTATTTCGGCGCGCGTTCTGAATATGGCAACCGTTCGCCCGATCGACGAGACGGCCATTATCGCCGCTGCCAGCGAGACCGGTGCGATCGTGACGGCGGAAGAGCATTCGATCTTCGGTGGACTGGGATCGGCCATCGCCGAAGTGGTCGTCGACAATGCCCCCGTGCCGATGAAACGTCTCGGCGTGCCCGGCGTTTACGCTCCGACGGGTTCTGCCGAATTCCTGCTCGACGAATTCGGCATGGCACCTGCAGCGATCGCCGATGCCGCCGCCGCGCTCATCAAGCGTAAATAA
- a CDS encoding FGGY family carbohydrate kinase: MRAILAIDQGTTNSKAVLVSETGDVVARGSAAVGISYPQPGWVEQDPRRIFASVCEAIEACLKNASGVTVEAIAVSNQRESVTVWDAETGEALGPVLSWQCRRTAPDCERLIAEGHLDRVEALTGLPLDPMFPGSKFRWLLDRVPAGRRVRLGTIDSWLIHCLTGGSRHVCDASNAARSQLFDLQSQVWSEELGQIFGVDIALLPEVLDSSADFGTIRGLPGIPDGTPIRSAIGDSHAALFGHGAFKPGDGKVTFGTGSSVMTTLPRFIAPQNGITTTIAWRIAGVPTFAFEGNILVSAASLPWMADILGLADVAALVDLAATAEPGGPGFVPAFVGLGAPYWSSGARALFSQINFSTTRAQMARSVTDSIAFQVHDVIAAMRAQSGGQLGALYVDGGPSQNRFLMQCVSNLIEHAVIQCEAPEASALGAAYLAGLSLGLWKDLETIEALPRSTHVLRPEEIDRTGLLNTWNDALARSTSRPTPAKCE; encoded by the coding sequence ATGCGGGCAATTCTGGCGATCGACCAGGGCACCACCAATTCGAAGGCCGTTCTGGTTTCCGAGACGGGCGACGTCGTCGCGAGAGGATCGGCCGCCGTCGGCATCTCCTATCCGCAGCCGGGCTGGGTCGAGCAGGATCCCCGCCGCATCTTTGCCTCTGTCTGCGAAGCGATCGAGGCATGCCTGAAAAACGCTTCCGGCGTCACCGTGGAGGCAATAGCGGTGTCCAACCAGCGCGAGTCCGTAACCGTCTGGGATGCCGAAACCGGCGAAGCGCTCGGACCAGTGCTCAGCTGGCAGTGCCGCCGCACCGCGCCGGACTGCGAGCGCCTCATCGCCGAAGGGCATCTGGACCGTGTGGAGGCGCTGACCGGCCTTCCCCTCGACCCGATGTTTCCCGGATCGAAATTTCGCTGGCTGCTCGATCGCGTTCCGGCAGGTCGCCGCGTGCGTCTCGGCACGATCGACAGCTGGCTCATTCATTGCCTGACGGGCGGCAGCCGCCACGTCTGCGATGCCTCCAATGCCGCCCGCAGCCAATTGTTCGACCTGCAAAGCCAGGTGTGGAGCGAGGAACTCGGCCAGATCTTCGGCGTCGATATCGCCCTGTTGCCCGAAGTGCTCGACAGTTCTGCCGATTTCGGCACGATACGTGGCCTTCCCGGCATCCCGGACGGCACGCCGATCCGATCCGCCATCGGCGACAGCCATGCGGCGCTTTTCGGTCATGGCGCCTTCAAGCCGGGCGATGGCAAGGTGACGTTCGGCACCGGCTCTTCCGTCATGACGACGCTGCCGCGCTTCATTGCGCCGCAAAACGGCATAACCACGACGATTGCATGGCGCATCGCCGGCGTGCCGACCTTCGCCTTCGAGGGTAACATCCTCGTTTCAGCCGCAAGCCTTCCCTGGATGGCAGACATTCTCGGCCTTGCCGATGTGGCGGCCCTCGTTGATCTCGCGGCGACCGCCGAGCCGGGCGGACCAGGCTTCGTGCCGGCTTTCGTTGGTCTGGGCGCACCCTACTGGAGCTCCGGCGCCCGCGCCCTCTTCTCCCAGATCAACTTTTCCACGACGCGCGCGCAGATGGCCCGGTCGGTAACGGATTCAATCGCCTTCCAGGTCCATGACGTGATCGCCGCCATGCGCGCCCAGAGCGGCGGCCAACTCGGCGCCCTCTACGTCGATGGCGGCCCGAGCCAGAACCGCTTCCTCATGCAATGTGTGTCGAACCTGATCGAGCATGCCGTGATCCAGTGCGAGGCTCCCGAAGCCTCCGCCCTCGGAGCCGCCTATCTTGCCGGGCTTTCGCTTGGTCTGTGGAAAGATCTCGAAACGATCGAGGCGTTACCCAGAAGCACGCACGTCCTCCGGCCCGAAGAGATCGATCGGACCGGTCTCCTGAATACGTGGAATGATGCGCTGGCCCGCTCGACGTCGCGACCGACACCGGCTAAGTGTGAATAA
- a CDS encoding sugar-binding transcriptional regulator: MSRLNELRLISRVAQMYHIEGRRQAEIAEHLRLSQATVSRMLKRAEAEDIVRTSVIPPVGTYSELEGGLRDKFKLPEAIVVECTEDRDGAIMARIGEAAAHLLEVTLSPGEIIGVSSWSQTIFKMVENIHPQKSAQVKYVVQTLGGMGDPSVQTHATQLTTRLARLTGAEPKLLPVQGVTTSREAKLLMQADPFVRETMDLFGSITLAIVGIGAVEPSELLARSGNIFSSRELADLAEAGAVGDISLRFFDKDGKPVKTPLDDRVIGLPLEDLTRVDRVIALAGGAKKTAAIAGALRVGVIGTLITDKFTAQRLIDA; the protein is encoded by the coding sequence ATGTCCCGTCTCAATGAACTCCGCCTGATTTCAAGAGTGGCCCAGATGTATCACATCGAAGGGCGACGGCAGGCGGAGATCGCCGAGCATCTGCGCCTTTCCCAGGCGACGGTATCGCGAATGTTGAAACGGGCCGAGGCGGAAGATATCGTCCGCACGAGCGTGATCCCCCCTGTCGGAACCTATAGCGAACTTGAAGGCGGGCTCCGCGACAAATTCAAGTTGCCGGAAGCAATCGTCGTCGAATGTACCGAGGACCGGGACGGCGCCATCATGGCCCGTATCGGCGAAGCGGCTGCCCACCTGCTCGAGGTCACGCTTTCACCCGGCGAGATCATCGGCGTGTCAAGCTGGAGTCAGACGATCTTCAAGATGGTCGAAAACATCCATCCCCAGAAAAGCGCCCAGGTGAAATATGTCGTCCAGACCCTCGGCGGCATGGGCGACCCCTCCGTGCAGACACATGCCACACAGCTCACCACCCGCCTGGCGCGGTTGACGGGGGCCGAACCGAAATTGCTTCCCGTACAAGGCGTAACGACATCGAGGGAAGCCAAGTTGCTGATGCAGGCAGATCCCTTCGTTCGTGAGACTATGGATCTGTTCGGGAGCATCACGCTCGCCATCGTCGGCATCGGCGCGGTGGAGCCGTCCGAACTGCTTGCCCGCTCCGGCAACATCTTTTCGTCGCGCGAACTCGCCGATCTCGCAGAGGCCGGCGCCGTCGGAGACATTTCTCTGCGTTTCTTCGACAAGGACGGCAAACCGGTGAAGACGCCTCTCGACGACCGCGTCATCGGCCTGCCCCTTGAAGACCTTACCCGGGTGGACCGCGTGATAGCGCTCGCCGGCGGCGCAAAGAAAACAGCCGCAATCGCCGGCGCCTTGCGTGTCGGTGTCATCGGCACGCTGATAACCGATAAGTTTACCGCTCAACGATTGATCGATGCATAG